The Sander vitreus isolate 19-12246 chromosome 5, sanVit1, whole genome shotgun sequence genome includes a region encoding these proteins:
- the fgf17 gene encoding fibroblast growth factor 17: protein MYGINQRCVYISFHFFVLWCHAQGENHPSPNFNQYVRTQGAVTDQLSRRQVRVYQLYSRTSGKHVQIQGKRVTATAEDGNMYARLFVETDTFGSRVRIRGAESGRYLCMNRKGKLVGKPNGRSRDCIFTEIVLENNYTAFQNAKYEGWYVAFTRKGRPIKASRTRENQREVHFIKRLHTGPPPFPNTDQSKHFEFIRFPAIRRAKRNRKSHTSS from the exons ATGTATGGAATAAACCAGCGCTGCGTTTACAT atcatttcattttttcgtGCTGTGGTGCCATGCTCAG GGGGAGAATCACCCGTCTCCTAATTTTAACCAGTATGTGAGGACGCAGGGCGCAGTGACGGACCAGCTCAGCCGCAGACAGGTCAGGGTATATCAGCTCTACAGCCGTACCAGCGGGAAACACGTCCAGATTCAAGGCAAAAGGGTCACCGCCACAGCTGAGGATGGAAATATGTACG CTCGTCTTTTTGTCGAGACAGATACCTTTGGCAGTCGAGTGAGAATTAGAGGTGCGGAAAGTGGACGCTACCTCTGCATGAACCGGAAGGGGAAACTTGTTGGAAAG CCCAATGGCCGGAGCAGGGATTGTATCTTTACAGAGATCGTACTGGAGAACAATTACACTGCCTTCCAGAATGCCAAGTATGAGGGCTGGTATGTGGCTTTTACCAGGAAAGGGAGGCCCATCAAAGCCTCCAGGACGAGGGAGAACCAGAGGGAGGTCCATTTCATCAAGAGGCTACACACAGGCCCGCCTCCCTTCCCCAAcacggaccaaagcaaacactTTGAGTTCATCCGATTTCCGGCCATACGTCGAGCGAAGCGGAACAGGAAATCACATACCTCTTCCTAA